A part of Bacillota bacterium genomic DNA contains:
- the eno gene encoding phosphopyruvate hydratase: MTTISDVYAREILDSRGNPTVEVEVTLADDTVGRACVPSGASTGQHEALELRDGDRGRYLGKGVTKAVDNVNGPIADELVGMDAREQAAIDQTMIELDGTPNKEKLGANAILGVSLAVAHAAAESVGLPLYQYLGGVNARTLPVPMMNILNGGKHADNNVDIQEFMIVPVGADSFAEALRMGVEVFHSLKSVLKKKGLSTAVGDEGGFAPNLESNEEAIATIVDAIEKAGYAPGKDAFVALDPAASEFFRDGKYVLAGEGRELDAAGMVDYYEDLISKYPILSIEDGFSEDDWDGWKLATERLGNRVQLVGDDLLVTNTERIKRAIELGVANSVLIKVNQIGSLTETLEAIEMAKRAGYTAVISHRSGETEDTTIADLAVATNVGMIKTGAPSRSERVAKYNQLLRIEDLLGDHGIFAGMDAFHSIG, translated from the coding sequence ATGACAACCATCAGTGATGTCTACGCCCGGGAGATTCTCGATTCCAGAGGCAACCCCACGGTCGAAGTGGAGGTTACTCTTGCCGACGACACTGTGGGGCGTGCATGTGTCCCGTCTGGGGCGTCCACCGGTCAGCACGAGGCGCTCGAGCTCCGAGACGGGGATCGCGGAAGGTACCTGGGTAAAGGCGTGACCAAGGCCGTCGACAATGTCAATGGCCCCATAGCAGACGAGCTCGTCGGGATGGACGCAAGGGAGCAGGCCGCCATCGATCAGACTATGATTGAGCTTGATGGAACCCCCAACAAGGAGAAGCTCGGGGCGAACGCCATCCTCGGAGTGTCGCTCGCCGTGGCGCACGCGGCCGCGGAATCCGTGGGGCTTCCACTCTACCAGTACCTGGGCGGCGTGAACGCAAGAACGCTCCCGGTGCCGATGATGAACATCCTCAATGGGGGCAAACATGCTGACAACAACGTGGACATCCAGGAGTTCATGATCGTACCGGTGGGGGCGGATTCATTTGCCGAGGCACTGCGGATGGGAGTGGAGGTTTTCCACAGCCTGAAATCTGTCCTCAAGAAGAAAGGTCTGTCGACCGCAGTCGGCGACGAGGGAGGGTTCGCGCCGAATCTGGAATCCAACGAGGAAGCCATCGCCACGATCGTGGATGCTATCGAGAAGGCAGGCTATGCCCCGGGCAAGGACGCGTTCGTGGCCCTAGACCCTGCCGCAAGCGAGTTCTTCCGGGACGGCAAGTACGTGCTTGCTGGTGAAGGCCGTGAGCTAGACGCAGCCGGTATGGTCGATTACTACGAGGATTTGATCTCCAAGTACCCGATACTCTCGATCGAGGACGGCTTCTCCGAGGACGACTGGGACGGGTGGAAGCTTGCCACGGAAAGGCTTGGGAACCGGGTCCAGCTCGTCGGGGACGACCTGCTCGTCACCAATACGGAACGCATCAAACGTGCCATCGAATTGGGGGTAGCCAATTCGGTTCTGATCAAGGTGAACCAGATAGGTTCGCTGACCGAGACCCTCGAGGCGATAGAGATGGCCAAGAGGGCTGGGTACACTGCTGTGATATCCCACAGGTCTGGAGAGACCGAGGACACAACCATAGCGGATCTCGCGGTAGCCACAAACGTCGGGATGATCAAGACGGGCGCACCGTCGAGATCCGAGAGGGTCGCCAAGTACAACCAGCTTCTCAGGATAGAGGACCTGCTGGGTGACCATGGCATCTTTGCTGGAATGGATGCGTTCCACTCCATTGGCTAG
- the secG gene encoding preprotein translocase subunit SecG: MLQTILVIIQFLISIGLIAVVILQPSKGEGLGSIGGGGQLFFSKQKGFEAFLDRATTWVAVAFLVTSILFVFL; the protein is encoded by the coding sequence GTGCTCCAGACAATCCTGGTCATCATACAGTTTCTGATCTCGATCGGGCTCATTGCCGTCGTCATCCTCCAGCCGAGCAAGGGCGAGGGGCTCGGTTCGATAGGCGGCGGCGGGCAGCTTTTCTTCTCCAAGCAGAAGGGGTTCGAGGCTTTCCTGGATCGGGCGACTACCTGGGTCGCAGTGGCATTCTTGGTCACGTCGATCCTCTTTGTCTTCTTGTAG
- a CDS encoding ECF transporter S component produces the protein MKLSVDQIAISGILVSLTLVLGVTGIGFIPLPTPAGAATLMHMPVELAGILEGPIVGLFVGLIFGLFTLRFLGDPRVVIPARLLIGVVAYLVYRICGRRSWSIPIAAAAGSLTNTVGTLGLAVYFGYFPLRGQGGALSIAVVQGVPEAIVAALVLTPVVIAVNKMREGSRGQRKRIRV, from the coding sequence GTGAAACTCAGTGTAGATCAGATTGCCATCTCGGGAATCCTGGTATCCCTGACTCTCGTTCTCGGGGTGACCGGTATCGGGTTCATCCCCTTGCCCACGCCCGCGGGTGCGGCCACCCTGATGCACATGCCTGTGGAGCTTGCAGGCATTCTCGAAGGACCTATCGTCGGCCTATTCGTCGGGCTCATTTTCGGCCTCTTCACTCTCCGGTTCCTCGGTGATCCGAGGGTAGTGATTCCAGCACGGCTCCTGATTGGCGTTGTGGCATACTTGGTTTACCGCATCTGTGGCAGGAGATCCTGGAGCATTCCCATCGCCGCGGCCGCGGGGAGTCTGACCAACACCGTGGGCACTCTGGGGCTTGCAGTCTACTTCGGGTACTTTCCCCTGCGCGGGCAGGGTGGGGCGCTGTCCATCGCGGTGGTTCAGGGCGTGCCAGAAGCGATCGTTGCAGCGCTAGTGCTGACTCCCGTGGTCATTGCAGTCAACAAGATGAGGGAGGGCAGCCGGGGGCAACGCAAGAGAATTCGAGTGTAG
- a CDS encoding P1 family peptidase: MYGITHVPGVLVGHAHDERGLTGCTVVLTVDGATCGLDVRGSAPGTRETDLMRPCNLVQKAQAVVLAGGSAYGLDAASGVMQFLEERGHGFPTPFGLVPIVGAAVIYDLGIGDSRCRPDPSMGRQACLAASSGPCPEGNIGVGMGATVGKAHGQEYAMKGGVGTFAVELQGEEPGQGPWVGAIAVANCLGDVVDPGSGEIIAGAYDRTRRAFMGPGNVAAFPTNTTLAVVATDALLDREGACKVAQMAQDGIARAVRPAHTMYDGDVVFVLSTGTRLVSKDRAAHLTAVGAAAAEMVAAAILRAVEAATTLGGCPGAQEVSVRAGS; encoded by the coding sequence TTGTACGGGATTACGCATGTTCCTGGGGTCCTAGTCGGCCATGCTCACGATGAACGCGGGCTTACAGGGTGCACTGTGGTCCTGACCGTGGACGGTGCTACGTGCGGACTCGACGTCCGGGGGTCCGCACCAGGAACGCGCGAGACAGACCTGATGCGCCCGTGCAACCTCGTGCAGAAGGCACAGGCCGTGGTGCTGGCCGGAGGCAGTGCCTACGGTCTGGACGCGGCCTCCGGGGTCATGCAGTTCCTCGAAGAACGCGGCCACGGATTCCCGACTCCGTTTGGCCTTGTCCCTATAGTCGGAGCGGCGGTAATCTACGACCTTGGCATAGGGGATTCCAGGTGCCGGCCTGACCCTTCGATGGGACGACAAGCCTGCCTGGCAGCGTCCTCGGGCCCATGCCCTGAGGGGAACATCGGGGTTGGGATGGGAGCGACGGTCGGAAAGGCCCACGGCCAGGAGTATGCCATGAAAGGCGGCGTAGGCACTTTCGCCGTCGAGCTCCAGGGAGAGGAACCCGGGCAGGGACCTTGGGTAGGGGCGATCGCCGTGGCAAACTGTCTCGGAGACGTTGTGGATCCCGGCTCCGGCGAAATCATTGCCGGAGCGTACGACCGAACTCGGCGGGCTTTCATGGGGCCTGGCAACGTGGCGGCATTTCCAACCAACACGACTCTGGCAGTGGTTGCCACTGACGCGCTGCTCGACCGGGAGGGTGCGTGCAAGGTGGCCCAGATGGCGCAGGACGGTATTGCCAGGGCGGTCAGACCGGCGCATACTATGTACGACGGGGACGTGGTCTTCGTATTGTCAACCGGGACTCGGCTTGTGAGTAAGGACCGCGCGGCCCACCTGACTGCGGTGGGAGCCGCCGCCGCGGAGATGGTGGCAGCGGCGATTCTAAGGGCGGTCGAGGCCGCGACCACTCTGGGCGGGTGCCCAGGAGCTCAGGAGGTGTCTGTGAGGGCAGGGTCATAG
- the tpiA gene encoding triose-phosphate isomerase: DKVRGTGIAVGAQDVHWESKGAFTGEVSCEMLVDAGCTYVIIGHSERRAMFGETDDSVNRKIKAALMAGLIPIVCVGETLEQREAGKTEGLVAGQVRAAFAGVSPEGAARIVIAYEPIWAIGTGKASTGADAAAVARLIRDTLASLYSEGLASALRIQYGGSVKPGNMAEFAREPDIDGALVGGASLVAGEFAEIVRTTVGQHKRD; the protein is encoded by the coding sequence CGGACAAAGTGCGCGGAACCGGAATTGCCGTGGGGGCCCAGGACGTTCACTGGGAATCCAAAGGAGCGTTCACCGGTGAAGTCTCATGTGAGATGCTGGTGGACGCCGGATGTACTTACGTCATCATCGGCCATTCAGAGCGGCGCGCCATGTTTGGTGAGACGGACGACTCGGTGAACCGGAAGATCAAGGCTGCACTAATGGCGGGACTCATTCCCATCGTGTGCGTGGGTGAGACCCTGGAACAGCGCGAAGCCGGGAAAACTGAAGGCCTTGTCGCCGGGCAGGTCCGCGCAGCCTTCGCCGGCGTCAGCCCGGAGGGGGCAGCGAGGATCGTCATCGCCTACGAGCCCATCTGGGCAATTGGGACCGGGAAAGCGTCCACCGGAGCCGATGCTGCCGCGGTAGCCAGGCTGATCCGTGACACGCTGGCAAGCCTGTACTCTGAGGGTCTGGCATCAGCTCTGCGGATTCAGTACGGTGGCAGTGTCAAACCCGGTAACATGGCCGAATTCGCCCGGGAACCCGACATCGACGGAGCGCTCGTAGGTGGAGCAAGTCTCGTCGCCGGGGAGTTTGCCGAGATAGTCAGGACAACCGTAGGCCAGCACAAACGAGACTAG